One Myxococcus xanthus genomic window carries:
- a CDS encoding tetratricopeptide repeat protein — protein MTTRAKGRGETSPADDEFLQQLSRGGELLAAGRVHEAQPFLERAHQLHPRMEKAQNLLGLCYFKLGLYDRAAELYEMLVRDNPVDPTLRVNLGLVYLKTSALQRAAREFETATDLAPEHQKAQNYLGLTLAQMGEYGRAREHFLLAGSDVMAEKMSRAIAGESYAKPASAAVPPLRSAPVEPLVAEPPPPAAEPEEEEEIRFAEDEGPSALSGASASEATDAAADIGVAREAPPESAFEETADTVATSVPLAPVPLTRLHLRKVPATSLAPTSPAPESSPVRDGGRSSLAELAGSVVLPGAEASRPFCAGPGCYTVAVEGELLTRLDGLVALAGQLSFQPEMKRFRGRATDKSFGEGAARMVRARGQGVLYLEPAATRTFLAVDLGEDSAYFRDECVFAFEEPVMFENGRVPSDIAPDLDLVHLRGQGQVLLSLPGPLRAVAVHQEQPVTVPLTHLVGWQGNLTPRMVPVLKSPSGEPLRAAVELGGEGFALIALGVR, from the coding sequence ATGACGACGCGCGCGAAGGGGCGGGGGGAGACGAGCCCCGCTGATGATGAGTTCCTCCAGCAGCTCTCCCGCGGTGGCGAGCTGTTGGCCGCAGGCAGGGTCCACGAGGCTCAGCCGTTCCTGGAGCGTGCCCACCAGCTCCATCCCCGCATGGAGAAGGCGCAGAACCTGCTGGGCCTCTGCTACTTCAAGCTTGGCCTGTACGACAGGGCGGCCGAGCTGTACGAGATGCTGGTGCGCGACAACCCGGTGGACCCGACACTGCGGGTCAACCTGGGACTGGTGTACCTGAAGACGTCCGCGCTCCAGCGCGCGGCGCGCGAGTTCGAGACGGCCACTGACCTGGCCCCCGAGCACCAGAAGGCCCAGAACTACCTGGGCCTCACCCTGGCGCAGATGGGCGAGTACGGCCGCGCTCGCGAGCACTTCCTGCTCGCCGGCAGTGACGTCATGGCGGAGAAGATGTCTCGCGCCATCGCGGGGGAGAGCTACGCGAAGCCGGCCTCCGCCGCCGTGCCGCCGCTCCGAAGCGCGCCGGTGGAGCCCCTTGTCGCCGAGCCGCCGCCGCCCGCCGCCGAACCGGAGGAAGAAGAGGAGATTCGCTTCGCCGAAGACGAGGGCCCCAGTGCCCTGTCCGGCGCCTCGGCGTCCGAGGCGACGGACGCCGCGGCTGACATTGGCGTGGCGCGGGAGGCGCCTCCCGAGTCGGCCTTCGAAGAGACCGCCGACACGGTGGCCACGAGCGTGCCGCTGGCGCCCGTGCCCCTGACGCGGTTGCATCTGCGCAAGGTGCCCGCGACGTCGCTGGCGCCCACGTCTCCGGCGCCGGAGTCCTCACCCGTTCGGGACGGCGGGCGGTCGTCGCTGGCCGAACTCGCCGGCTCGGTCGTCCTTCCCGGCGCGGAGGCGTCGCGGCCCTTCTGCGCGGGGCCGGGCTGCTACACCGTGGCGGTGGAGGGGGAGCTCCTGACGCGTCTGGATGGCCTGGTGGCGCTGGCGGGGCAGCTCTCCTTCCAGCCGGAGATGAAGCGGTTCCGGGGCCGGGCCACGGACAAGTCGTTCGGGGAAGGGGCGGCGCGGATGGTGCGTGCCCGGGGGCAGGGCGTGCTCTACCTGGAGCCGGCCGCGACCCGTACTTTCCTGGCGGTGGACCTGGGCGAGGACTCCGCGTACTTCCGCGACGAGTGCGTGTTCGCCTTCGAGGAGCCGGTCATGTTCGAGAACGGGCGGGTTCCGTCGGACATCGCGCCGGACCTGGACCTGGTGCACCTGCGAGGGCAGGGCCAGGTGCTCTTGAGCCTCCCGGGGCCGCTGCGCGCGGTGGCGGTGCACCAGGAGCAGCCGGTGACGGTGCCGCTGACGCACCTGGTGGGCTGGCAGGGGAACCTCACGCCGCGCATGGTGCCCGTGCTCAAGTCCCCCTCTGGGGAGCCGCTTCGGGCGGCGGTGGAGCTGGGCGGTGAAGGTTTTGCCCTCATCGCCCTCGGTGTCCGCTAG
- a CDS encoding ABC transporter permease, producing the protein MIRLVRELYQYRGLLISLVQRELKARYRGSFLGFLWTFLNPTLHMLVYVLLFTVVMRQNIPNFPFFMFVGLLPWIWFSTSVGGGASAISDRRDLLTKVRFPAQVLPTSVVVTNLCNFVLSLPLMLVLGMAYGQWPTWHVVLFPVVVLIQLTFTLALTYILAAINVTFRDLQHIVSNLLTLWFFATPVLYPLSTIQDESARSLMLALNPMVSLMTSYQAIFYEHRLPDAEPLMALAAVSVVLLWAASSIFESRREEFAESI; encoded by the coding sequence ATGATTCGGCTCGTCCGTGAACTGTATCAGTACCGGGGCTTGCTCATCAGCCTCGTCCAGCGGGAACTGAAGGCGCGTTATCGCGGCTCGTTCCTCGGCTTCCTGTGGACGTTCCTGAATCCGACGCTCCACATGCTGGTGTACGTGCTGCTGTTCACCGTGGTGATGCGGCAGAACATCCCCAACTTCCCGTTCTTCATGTTCGTGGGCCTGCTGCCGTGGATCTGGTTCTCCACGTCGGTCGGCGGCGGGGCCAGCGCGATCAGCGACCGACGGGACTTGCTGACCAAGGTCCGCTTCCCGGCCCAGGTGCTGCCCACGTCGGTGGTGGTGACGAACCTCTGTAACTTCGTCTTGTCGCTTCCGCTGATGCTGGTGCTGGGCATGGCGTACGGACAGTGGCCAACCTGGCACGTGGTGTTGTTCCCGGTGGTGGTGCTCATCCAGCTCACCTTCACGCTGGCGCTGACCTACATCCTGGCGGCCATCAACGTGACATTCCGGGACCTGCAGCACATCGTCAGCAACCTGCTGACGCTGTGGTTCTTCGCCACGCCGGTGCTGTATCCGCTCTCCACCATCCAGGATGAGAGCGCCCGCTCGTTGATGCTGGCCCTCAATCCCATGGTCAGCCTGATGACGTCGTACCAGGCCATCTTCTACGAGCACCGGCTTCCGGACGCAGAGCCCTTGATGGCGCTGGCGGCCGTCTCCGTGGTGCTGCTGTGGGCCGCCTCGTCCATCTTCGAATCCCGCCGCGAAGAGTTCGCGGAGTCCATCTGA
- a CDS encoding ABC transporter ATP-binding protein — protein MPESMDAIILKDVVKSFRKRTIRGEYTTFKSELLRWLRGKRQSRDASLITALRGINLTIPKGKTVGIIGRNGSGKSTLLKLITGIYTPTSGDLQINGRISALLDLGAGFHPDFSGRENILINGIILGMTRAEVRARMDEIIAFSELGEFIDEPVRTYSSGMYMRLAFAVATHVDPDILIIDEILAVGDEHFSKKSLAKMMDFKRQGKTIVLVTHELGTVERWCDLAAWIDGGYVRRVGKPSEVTAEYREAISLAEAQSAAFTPPALTEGGGALPQVPSESLPAEGPVRIHRVQLLDARGESLEVLSPEEGLEVRADFSVEGPCEDVDFHVRLQAADGRTLYETSTRSEAVVLSRMPNPGVLRFVVERLGALGGDYSLVVSARASKGESSGRCAFRVVSATEEEGVFRPPHRWLVEPGANSQAGVPFEPGTSPRVEVG, from the coding sequence ATGCCTGAATCCATGGACGCCATCATCCTGAAGGACGTCGTGAAGAGCTTCCGGAAGCGGACCATCCGGGGCGAGTACACGACCTTCAAATCCGAGCTGCTTCGCTGGCTGCGCGGCAAGCGCCAGTCGCGTGATGCCAGCCTCATCACCGCGCTGCGCGGCATCAATCTCACCATCCCCAAGGGTAAGACGGTGGGCATCATCGGGCGGAACGGCTCGGGGAAGAGCACGCTGCTCAAGCTCATCACCGGCATCTACACGCCCACCTCCGGCGACTTGCAGATCAACGGTCGCATCTCCGCCTTGCTGGACCTGGGCGCTGGCTTCCATCCGGACTTCTCCGGACGGGAGAACATCCTCATCAACGGCATCATCCTGGGCATGACGCGCGCCGAGGTCCGGGCCCGGATGGATGAAATCATCGCCTTCAGTGAGCTGGGCGAGTTCATCGACGAGCCGGTGCGCACCTACTCCAGTGGCATGTACATGCGCCTGGCGTTCGCGGTGGCCACGCACGTGGACCCGGACATCCTCATCATCGACGAAATCCTCGCCGTCGGGGACGAGCACTTCAGCAAGAAGAGCCTCGCCAAGATGATGGACTTCAAGCGTCAGGGGAAGACCATCGTCCTGGTGACGCACGAGCTGGGCACCGTGGAGCGCTGGTGCGACCTGGCTGCGTGGATTGATGGTGGCTACGTCCGCCGCGTGGGCAAGCCCTCGGAGGTCACCGCCGAGTACCGTGAGGCCATTTCCCTGGCGGAGGCGCAGTCCGCCGCCTTCACGCCTCCGGCGCTCACGGAAGGGGGCGGTGCGCTGCCGCAAGTCCCCTCCGAATCGCTGCCCGCCGAAGGGCCCGTCCGCATCCACCGGGTGCAGTTGTTGGATGCTCGGGGAGAGTCCCTGGAAGTCCTGTCGCCGGAGGAGGGCCTGGAGGTCCGTGCGGATTTCTCCGTGGAAGGGCCGTGTGAGGACGTGGACTTCCACGTGCGACTGCAGGCCGCGGACGGACGCACCCTGTATGAGACGAGCACCCGCAGTGAGGCGGTGGTGCTCTCTCGGATGCCGAACCCGGGCGTGCTTCGTTTCGTGGTCGAGCGCCTGGGGGCGCTGGGGGGCGACTACTCCCTGGTGGTGTCGGCTCGGGCCTCGAAGGGTGAGTCGTCCGGGCGCTGTGCGTTCCGGGTGGTGTCGGCGACCGAGGAGGAGGGGGTGTTTCGTCCTCCTCACCGGTGGTTGGTGGAGCCGGGTGCCAACTCCCAGGCGGGCGTCCCATTCGAGCCGGGCACGTCTCCGCGTGTGGAGGTGGGATGA
- the pgsA gene encoding CDP-diacylglycerol--glycerol-3-phosphate 3-phosphatidyltransferase — MATDRAARKQRKREERARKRAARKPSVLVQEFWNLPNMLTLGRILIIPLFVWLTYDADPLNSLLAGLVFAVAAITDVVDGYLARKWNLITVVGKFMDPLADKLIAMAALVMMVRLGRIAAWVVIVLLARELIVSGLRTIAASEGMVIAAGQEGKWKTSLQLVGIISLCVHYVHPLEFGTFSVPVDYNLVGQVLVYLSGAFSVWSAVVYFRAFLAMLAKRGGEPDPAKSV, encoded by the coding sequence ATGGCCACGGACCGAGCGGCGCGGAAACAGCGGAAGCGAGAGGAGCGCGCCCGGAAGCGCGCGGCGCGCAAGCCCAGCGTGTTGGTGCAGGAGTTCTGGAACCTGCCCAACATGCTCACGTTGGGGCGCATCCTCATCATTCCGCTCTTCGTGTGGCTGACCTACGACGCGGACCCCCTCAACTCGCTGCTGGCGGGGCTCGTCTTCGCGGTGGCCGCCATCACTGACGTGGTTGATGGCTACCTCGCGCGGAAGTGGAACCTCATCACCGTGGTCGGCAAGTTCATGGACCCGCTGGCCGACAAGCTCATCGCCATGGCGGCCCTGGTGATGATGGTGCGGCTGGGGCGCATCGCCGCGTGGGTCGTCATCGTCCTGCTGGCGCGGGAGCTCATCGTCAGCGGGCTGCGCACCATCGCCGCCAGCGAGGGCATGGTCATCGCCGCGGGCCAGGAGGGGAAGTGGAAGACGTCCCTCCAACTGGTGGGCATCATCTCGCTCTGCGTCCACTACGTGCATCCACTGGAGTTCGGCACCTTCTCCGTGCCGGTGGACTACAACCTGGTGGGCCAGGTGCTCGTCTACCTGTCTGGTGCCTTCTCGGTGTGGAGCGCGGTGGTCTACTTCCGGGCGTTCCTGGCCATGTTGGCGAAGCGTGGGGGGGAGCCCGACCCCGCGAAAAGTGTTTGA